The following are encoded in a window of Phaseolus vulgaris cultivar G19833 chromosome 3, P. vulgaris v2.0, whole genome shotgun sequence genomic DNA:
- the LOC137839276 gene encoding arabinogalactan protein 1-like, which produces MVLKRPKRKTPQVVSEEEDDDEDTEDGLITKRKMVTTSTPPALPTPTPPSPPAPLEPVQAAPLAAAPPVVESSDPNYAENPPSAASTPFVSVGEGPLSTTSIAGAALEEDEGAQASPMPITEAPTSPPQLEAPLAVQAQEGGGESQHQTPPAPPASASSLPESFKETLGPFAA; this is translated from the coding sequence atggtgTTGAAGAGACCAAAGAGGAAGACCCCTCAGGTGGTGTCGGAGGAAGAAGACGACGATGAAGACACCGAGGATGGTCTCATCACCAAGAGGAAAATGGTAACCACCTCTACACCACCTGCACTCCCAACACCAACGCCGCCATCACCTCCAGCTCCGCTAGAACCAGTCCAAGCAGCACCACTGGCCGCCGCGCCCCCAGTGGTCGAAAGCAGCGACCCTAACTATGcagagaaccctccaagcgccgcCTCAACACCATTTGTATCTGTTGGAGAGGGTCCTCTTTCCACCACATCCATCGCTGGGGCCGCACTAGAAGAAGATGAGGGTGCCCAGGCTTCCCCAATGCCTATAACAGAAGCCCCAACCTCACCACCACAACTTGAAGCCCCCCTTGCTGTGCaagctcaagagggtggtggtgaaagtcaacATCAAACTCCACCAGCACCTCCAGCATCAGCCTCAAGTCTCCCAGAGTCCTTCAAGGAGACCTTGGGACCCTTCGCAGCTTAG
- the LOC137839274 gene encoding uncharacterized protein codes for MAEDLPSIITKAVKNSNKRLQDENSALQGENRLIRIEAEKLSCNLMMAKIDHSRLEDAMSAELRGARKEASDLRQKLHLLAQEKIELEIKLVPYRLKVANLEASMKADAAKVENLEKRSADREVLLGKVEKERDNAMAELAKAQEENKKTVAEMAQARDEGKKVVEDLAQARGETEELKKRADKLKQQTEELEQSSAQVLAAGFDAALEQVACQYPELDLTMVSICNEVVDGKIVPSED; via the coding sequence atggcagaggacctcccctcaatCATAACAAAGGCTGTGAAGAACTCGAACAAGAGGCTTCAGGACGAGAACTCAGCGCTCCAGGGGGAGAACCGCCTGATAaggattgaggcagaaaaacTATCTTGCAACCTGATGATGGCAAAAATCGAtcattcaaggctggaggacgccatgagtgcTGAGCTAAGGGgcgcacgcaaggaggcctccgatctgcgccagaaactgcacctcctagctcaagagaaaattgagctggagatTAAGCTGGTACCCTataggctcaaggtggccaacttggaggcatcaatgaaagcagatgcggccaaggtggaaaaccttgaaaaaaggtcagctgatcgggaggtcctcctcgggaaggtcgagaaggagagggacaacgccatggctgagctcgccaaAGCTCAAGAGGAAAACAAGAAAACTGTTGCAGAGATGGCCCAGGCGCGAGACGAAGGCAAAAAGGTTGttgaagaccttgctcaagctcgcggggaaactgaagagctgaagaaacgaGCTGACAAGCTGAAGCAACAAAccgaagagctcgagcaaagctccgcccaagtccttgccgccgggttcgacgccgccctggagcaagttGCTTGCCAATACCCCGAGCTTGATCTGACCATGGTGTCCAtctgcaacgaagtggtggatgggaagatcgtgccctcTGAAGATTAA
- the LOC137839275 gene encoding filament-like plant protein 1 — protein MTEGFPSLVTRAATDLLKRLQQENLELKESNLIIKTEAEKLTCNLLMTEMEHSRLEDALEAELRNTRKEASDLRQKLHTQLQEMIDLESKLVPFRVKVADLEAAQKPEASRVEKIEKRSAEREVLLGKVEAERDKALTELTEAREQLKELLQSWPKLGTRARKLLKNWLGLMRREKS, from the coding sequence ATGACGGAAGGTTTCCCTTCGCTTGTTACAAGAGCTGCGACAGATTTGCTAAAGAGGCTCCAACAGGAAAATCTCGAGCTCAAAGAGTCGAATCTCATCATAAAGACTGAGGCAGAAAAGCTCACATGCAATCTGCTGATGACGGAGATGGAacattcaaggctggaggatgCGCTGGAAGCGGAACTAAGGAACACACGCAAGGAAGCCTCCGATTTGCGCCAAAAGCTGCACACTCAACTCCAAGAAATGATTGACTTGGAGAGCAAACTGGTCCCATTTAGGGTCAAAGTGGCAGATTTGGAGGCTGCACAAAAACCTGAAGCTTCCAGGGTGGAGAAGATTGAAAAAAGATCAGCAGAGAGGGAGGTCCTCTTGGGGAAGGTCGAAGCTGAGAGGGACAAGGCTCTCACTGAGCTCACCGAAGCTCGTGAGCAACTGAAAGaattgctgcagagctggcccaagcTCGGGACGAGAGCAAGAAAGCTGTTGAAGAATTGGCTCGGGCTCATGAGGAGAGAGAAGAGTTGA